A single Acropora palmata chromosome 5, jaAcrPala1.3, whole genome shotgun sequence DNA region contains:
- the LOC141880920 gene encoding uncharacterized protein LOC141880920, translated as MGQCFVPDCNHTQESHTCKFFRFPKNSLERKRWIRQIRRDDREPNDGSRVCSCHFRGGDKKALPEVFERNKSKLFDFEEPKPSKRGTKRKSCPLKENLLLPDNTKTETETPSLPSKLDDQAAKVENIILEAKLENKQRELEETKQKEKYARKCYTVANLSDRVICMETGLPNKDIFQIVVSYVERFKDSVNYFYNWKVECLSLEDQIFITLMKLRQNYTNLHLAQLFACSDKTISNVVLTFVHVLHKLLYQDCMGIVPSREKNKTSMPGSFSLFGNCRMVIDCTDIKVAVPGLMSDQKVTYSSYRGMNSFKVLIGVAPDAVITYVSKLYPGSTSDKEIVRDCGILEHFETGDLVLADKGFLIQDLLPNGVSVNIPPFLNKGKFTASEIKLTKSIATCRIHVERANARLKEFKILSFIPSYMRCYAEKILQLCASLVNLQYPLIKEISDSLEFD; from the exons ATGGGTCAATGTTTTGTTCCCGATTGTAATCACACACAGGAAAGTCATACCTGCAAATTTTTTCGTTTCCCGAAGAATTCCCTCGAAAGAAAGCGCTGGATTAGGCAGATACG GCGAGACGACAGGGAACCGAACGATGGATCCCGAGTTTGCAGCTGTCATTTTCGTGGAGGAGACAAGAAAGCTTTACCTGAAGTCTTCGAACGAAATAAAAGTAAGCTGTTTGATTTTGAGGAGCCAAAACCCTCGAAACGTGGAACGAAGAGAAAATCGTGTCCTTTGAAAGAGAATTTGTTGTTGCCTGATAATACGAAGACTGAAACTGAAACCCCAAGCCTGCCTTCAAAGTTGGATGACCAAgctgcaaaagttgaaaacattatACTTGAAgcgaaacttgaaaataaacaaagagaaCTCGAGGAGACGAAGCAGAAAGAAAAGTACGCCAGGAAATGCTACACAGTAGCAAATCTTAGTGACAGGGTAATCTGTATGGAAACAGGCCTTCCAAATAaggacatttttcaaattgttgtttCTTACGTAGAAAGATTCAAAGACTCTGTCAATTACTTTTATAATTGGAAAGTTGAATGCCTTTCACTTGAAGATCAAATCTTCATTACCCTGATGAAACTTCGCCAAAACTACACCAATCTTCATCTAGCCCAGTTATTTGCATGCAGTGACAAAACAATCTCTAATGTTGTGTTAACGTTTGTTCATGTACTCCATAAGTTACTGTATCAAGACTGTATGGGTATTGTGCCATCACGAGAAAAGAATAAGACATCAATGCCAGGTTCCTTTTCGTTGTTTGGCAATTGTCGCATGGTCATAGACTGTACAGATATCAAGGTTGCTGTTCCTGGCCTCATGAGTGATCAAAAAGTCACCTATTCATCATACCGTGGAATGAATAGCTTTAAGGTTCTGATTGGTGTGGCACCCGATGCAGTCATCACTTATGTCAGCAAGTTGTATCCAGGATCTACTTCTGACAAAGAGATTGTAAGAGACTGTGGAATCCTTGAGCACTTTGAAACTGGAGATCTGGTGCTTGCAGACAAGGGGTTTCTCATTCAAGACCTTCTACCAAATGGGGTATCAGTTAACATACCTCCTTTCCTAAACAAGGGGAAATTTACAGCCAGTGAAATAAAGCTCACAAAGAGCATTGCCACATGCCGCATTCATGTAGAGCGAGCCAATGCCAGGCTAAAGGAGTTTAAAATCTTAAGTTTTATTCCATCATACATGAGATGCTATGCTGAGAAAATTCTCCAATTGTGTGCATCCCTGGTCAATTTGCAGTATCCTCTTATCAAGGAAATAAGTGATAGCTTAGAGTTTGATTAG